The Drosophila nasuta strain 15112-1781.00 chromosome 2L, ASM2355853v1, whole genome shotgun sequence genome window below encodes:
- the LOC132797846 gene encoding myosin heavy chain, muscle isoform X24 — protein sequence MPKPAASQEDEDPTPYLFVSLEQRRIDQSKPYDSKKNCWVPDEKEGYLLGDIKATKGDIVSVGLPGGEVKDFKSEKVEKVNPPKFEKIEDMADMTVLNTPCVLHNLRQRYYAKLIYTYSGLFCVAINPYKRYPVYTNRCAKMYRGKRRNEVPPHIFAISDGAYVDMLTNHVNQSMLITGESGAGKTENTKKVIAYFATVGASTKKDESQKNKGSLEDQVVQTNPVLEAFGNAKTVRNDNSSRFGKFIRIHFGPTGKLAGADIETYLLEKARVISQQSLERSYHIFYQIMSGAVAGVKDYCLLSNNIYDYRIVSQGKTTIPSVNDAEEWVAVDQAFDILGFTKQEKEDVYRITAAVMHMGGMKFKQRGREEQAEQDGEEEGGRVSKLFGCDTAELYKNLLKPRIKVGNEFVTQGRNVQQVTNSIGALCKGVFDRLFKWLVKKCNETLDTKQKRQHFIGVLDIAGFEIFDYNGFEQLCINFTNEKLQQFFNHHMFVLEQEEYKKEGIEWAFIDFGMDLLACIDLIEKPMGILSILEEESMFPKATDQTFSEKLTNTHLGKSAPFQKPKPPKPGQQAAHFAIGHYAGVVAYNITGWLEKNKDPLNDTVVDQFKKSQNKLLIEIFADHAGQSGGGEQAKGGRGKKGGGFATVSSAYKEQLNSLMTTLRSTQPHFVRCIIPNEMKQPGVVDAHLVMHQLTCNGVLEGIRICRKGFPNRMVYPDFKMRYKIMCPKLLVGVDKDKKATEIIIKFIDLPEDQYRLGNTKVFFRAGVLGQMEEFRDERLGKIMSWMQAWARGYLARKGFKKLQEQRVALKVVQRNLRKYLQLRTWPWYKLWQKIKPLLNVSRIEDEIARLEEKAKKAEELHAAEVKVRKELEALNAKLLAEKTALLDSLSGEKGQLQDFQERNAKLQAQKNDLENQLRDIQERLTQEEDARNQLFQQKKKADQEISGLKKDIEDLELNIQKAEQDKATKDHQIRNLNDEIAHQDELINKLNKEKKMQGESNQKTGEELQAAEDKINHLNKVKAKLEQTLDELEDSLEREKKVRGDVEKSKRKVEGDLKLTQEAVADLERNKKELEQTIQRKDKELSSITAKLEDEQVVVGKHQRQIKELQARIEELEEEVEAERQARAKAEKQRADLARELEELGERLEEAGGATSAQIELNKKREAELSKLRRDLEEANIQHESTLANLRKKHNDAVAEMAEQVDQLNKLKAKAEKEKNEYYGQLNDLRAGVDHITNEKAAQEKIAKQLQHTLNEVQSKLDETNRTLNDFDASKKKLSIENSDLLRQLEEAESQVSQLSKIKISLTTQLEDTKRLADEESRERATLLGKFRNLEHDLDNLREQVEEEAEGKADLQRQLSKANAEAQVWRSKYESDGVARSEELEEAKRKLQARLAEAEETIESLNQKCIGLEKTKQRLSTEVEDLQLEVDRANAIANAAEKKQKAFDKIIGEWKLKVDDLAAELDASQKECRNYSTELFRLKGAYEEGQEQLEAVRRENKNLADEVKDLLDQIGEGGRNIHEIEKARKRLEAEKDELQAALEEAEAALEQEENKVLRAQLELSQVRQEIDRRIQEKEEEFENTRKNHQRALDSMQASLEAEAKGKAEALRMKKKLEADINELEIALDHANKANAEAQKNIKRYQQQLKDIQTALEEEQRARDDAREQLGISERRANALQNELEESRTLLEQADRGRRQAEQELADAHEQLNEVSAQNASISAAKRKLESELQTLHSDLDELLNEAKNSEEKAKKAMVDAARLADELRAEQDHAQTQEKLRKALEQQIKELQVRLDEAEANALKGGKKAIQKLEQRVRELENELDGEQRRHADAQKNLRKSERRIKELSFQSEEDRKNHERMQDLVDKLQQKIKTYKRQIEEAEEIAALNLAKFRKAQQELEEAEERADLAEQAISKFRAKGRAGSVGRGASPAPRATSVRPQFDGLAFPPRFDLAPENEF from the exons ATGCCGAAGCCAGCCGCTAGCCAGGAGGATGAGGATCCCACCCCATACCTGTTCGTGTCTTTGGAACAAAGACGTATCGATCAATCGAAACCCTATGATTCGAAGAAGAACTGTTGGGTGCCCGACGAGAAGGAGGGTTATCTCCTTGGTGACATCAAGGCTACCAAGGGTGATATCGTCTCCGTCGGTCTGCCTGGTGGAGAG GTAAAAGATTTCAAATCCGAGAAGGTGGAGAAAGTGAATCCAccaaaattcgaaaaaattGAAGATATGGCCGACATGACCGTGCTGAACACACCTTGCGTGCTGCACAATTTGCGCCAACGTTATTATGCTAAGCTCATCTAT ACCTACTCCGGTCTTTTCTGCGTTGCCATCAATCCTTACAAGCGCTACCCCGTCTATACCAACCGTTGCGCTAAGATGTACCGTGGCAAGCGCCGTAATGAGGTGCCACCCCATATTTTCGCCATCTCTGACGGTGCCTACGTCGACATGTTGACCAACCACGTGAATCAATCCATGTTGATTACCGGTGAGTCTGGTGCTGGTAAGACTGAGAACACGAAGAAGGTCATTGCGTACTTCGCCACTGTCGGCGCTTCGACCAAGAAGGATGAGTCCCAGAAGAACAAGGGCTCCCTTGAGGATCAGGTTGTGCAAACTAACCCTGTGCTTGAGGCCTTCGGTAACGCCAAGACCGTGCGTAACGATAACTCCTCTCGTTTC GGTAAATTCATCCGTATTCACTTCGGCCCCACCGGTAAACTGGCTGGTGCTGATATTGAGACCT ATCTGTTGGAGAAGGCTCGTGTCATCTCTCAGCAATCTCTGGAGCGCTCCTACCACATCTTCTACCAGATCATGTCTGGTGCCGTCGCTGGTGTTAAAG ACTACTGTCTGCTATCGAACAACATTTACGATTATCGCATTGTATCACAAGGCAAAACGACCATACCAAGTGTTAATGATGCCGAAGAATGGGTCGCCGTGGAT CAAGCCTTCGACATCTTGGGCTTCACCAAGCAGGAGAAGGAGGATGTGTACCGCATCACCGCCGCTGTCATGCACATGGGTGGCATGAAGTTCAAGCAACGTGGTCGCGAGGAGCAGGCTGAGCAGGACGGTGAAGAGGAGGGTGGCCGTGTGTCTAAGCTGTTCGGCTGCGACACCGCTGAGCTGTACAAGAACTTGCTCAAGCCCCGCATCAAGGTCGGTAACGAGTTCGTCACCCAGGGCCGTAACGTCCAGCAGGTCACCAACTCCATCGGTGCTCTGTGCAAGGGTGTCTTCGATCGTCTCTTCAAATGGCTGGTCAAGAAGTGTAACGAGACTCTGGATACCAAGCAGAAGCGTCAGCATTTCATTGGTGTGCTGGATATTGCTGGTTTTGAAATCTTCGAC TACAACGGTTTCGAGCAACTGTGTATTAACTTCACCAACGAGAAGTTGCAACAATTCTTCAACCATCACATGTTCGTTTTGGAGCAAGAAGAATACAAGAAGGAAGGTATTGAGTGGGCCTTCATCGATTTCGGTATGGACTTGTTGGCCTGTATTGATTTGATTGAAAAG CCTATGGGTATCTTGTCCATCCTGGAAGAAGAGTCTATGTTCCCCAAGGCCACCGATCAGACCTTCTCGGAGAAGTTGACCAACACCCATTTGGGCAAGTCAGCTCCATTCCAGAAGCCCAAGCCACCAAAGCCCGGCCAGCAGGCTGCTCACTTTGCCATTGGCCATTATGCTGGTGTTGTCGCCTATAACATCACCGGTTGGTTGGAGAAGAACAAGGATCCTCTGAACGACACTGTTGTCGACCAGTTCAAGAAGTCGCAGAACAAGCTGCTCATCGAAATCTTCGCTGATCATGCTGGTCAGTCCGGTGGCGGTGAACAGGCTAAGGGCGGTCGTGGCAAGAAGGGTGGTGGCTTCGCTACCGTCTCGTCGGCCTACAAGGAGCAGTTGAACAGCTTGATGACCACTCTGCGTTCGACACAGCCTCACTTCGTCCGTTGCATCATTCCCAACGAGATGAAACAACCTGGCGTGGTTGATGCCCACTTGGTCATGCACCAGCTGACTTGTAACGGTGTGCTTGAAGGTATCCGTATTTGCCGTAAAGGTTTCCCCAACAGAATGGTCTACCCCGATTTCAAGATGCG CTACAAAATCATGTGCCCCAAGCTATTGGTTGGCGTTGACAAAGACAAAAAGGCCACTGAAATTATCATTAAGTTTATCGATCTGCCCGAAGATCAATACCGTTTGGGTAACACAAAG GTGTTCTTCCGTGCCGGTGTCCTGGGTCAGATGGAAGAGTTCCGTGATGAGCGTTTGGGCAAGATCATGTCCTGGATGCAAGCCTGGGCTCGTGGTTACCTGGCCCGTAAGGGCTTCAAGAAGCTGCAGGAGCAGCGTGTTGCCCTCAAGGTCGTCCAGCGCAATCTGCGCAAATACCTGCAGCTGCGTACCTGGCCCTGGTACAAACTGTGGCAGAAGATCAAGCCTCTGCTCAACGTCAGCCGTATTGAGGATGAGATTGCC CGTCTGGAAGAGAAGGCCAAGAAGGCTGAGGAACTGCATGCCGCTGAAGTGAAAGTGCGCAAGGAATTGGAGGCTCTGAACGCCAAGTTGTTGGCTGAGAAGACCGCTCTGTTGGACTCTCTGTCCGGCGAGAAGGGTCAGCTGCAGGACTTCCAGGAACGCAACGCTAAGTTGCAGGCCCAGAAGAACGACCTCGAGAACCAGCTGCGC GACATCCAAGAGCGCCTGACTCAGGAGGAAGATGCCCGCAACCAGCTGTtccagcagaagaagaaggccGACCAGGAGATCTCTGGCCTGAAGAAGGACATCGAGGATCTGGAGCTGAACATCCAGAAGGCCGAGCAAGATAAGGCCACCAAGGATCACCAGATCCGCAACTTGAACGACGAGATCGCCCACCAGGATGAGCTCATCAACAAGTTGAACAAGGAGAAGAAGATGCAGGGCGAGAGCAACCAGAAGACTGGTGAGGAACTGCAGGCCGCCGAGGACAAGATCAACCACTTGAACAAGGTTAAGGCTAAGCTCGAGCAGACCCTCGACGAACTCGAGGATTCTCTGGAGCGTGAGAAGAAGGTGCGCGGTGATGTTGAGAAGTCCAAGCGCAAGGTTGAGGGTGACCTCAAGCTGACCCAGGAGGCTGTTGCCGATCTGGAGCGCAACAAGAAGGAGTTGGAGCAGACCATCCAGCGCAAGGACAAGGAACTGTCCTCCATCACCGCCAAGCTCGAAGACGAGCAGGTCGTTGTTGGCAAGCACCAGCGCCAGATCAAGGAACTGCAGGCCCGCATCGAGGAGCTCGAGGAGGAGGTCGAGGCCGAGCGTCAAGCCCGCGCCAAGGCCGAGAAGCAGCGCGCCGATTTGGCTCGTGAGCTCGAGGAATTGGGTGAGCGTCTGGAAGAGGCTGGCGGTGCCACCTCTGCCCAGATTGAGCTCAACAAGAAGCGTGAGGCTGAGCTGAGCAAGCTGCGTCGCGATCTTGAGGAGGCCAACATCCAGCACGAATCCACCCTGGCTAACCTGCGCAAAAAGCACAACGATGCCGTCGCCGAGATGGCTGAGCAGGTTGATCAGCTCAACAAGCTGAAGGCCAA GGCTGAGAAGGAGAAGAACGAGTACTACGGCCAGCTGAACGATCTGCGCGCCGGCGTTGACCACATTACCAACGAGAAg GCCGCCCAGGAGAAGATCgccaagcagctgcagcacacCCTCAACGAGGTCCAATCGAAATTGGATGAGACCAACAGGACTCTGAACGATTTCGATGCCAGCAAGAAGAAGCTGTCCATTGAGAACTCCGACCTGCTCCGCCAATTGGAGGAAGCCGAGTCCCAGGTGTCTCAGCTGTCCAAGATCAAGATCTCCTTGACCACCCAGCTGGAGGATACCAAGCGTCTGGCCGACGAAGAGTCGCGCGAGCGTGCCACCCTTTTGGGCAAGTTCCGCAACTTGGAGCACGACCTCGACAACTTGCGCGAGCAGGTTGAGGAGGAGGCTGAGGGCAAGGCTGATTTGCAGCGTCAACTCAGCAAGGCCAACGCCGAGGCTCAGGTCTGGCGCAGCAAGTACGAATCCGATGGTGTTGCCCGCTCTGAGGAGTTGGAGGAAGCCAAGAGGAAGCTGCAGGCCCGCCTTGCTGAGGCTGAGGAGACCATTGAGTCGCTCAACCAGAAGTGCATTGGCCTGGAGAAGACCAAGCAGCGTCTGTCCACCGAAGTCGAGGACTTGCAGCTGGAGGTCGACCGTGCCAACGCCATTGCCAACGCCGCCGAGAAGAAGCAGAAGGCATTCGACAAGATCATTGGCGAATGGAAGCTCAAGGTCGACGATTTGGCTGCTGAGCTCGATGCCTCCCAGAAGGAGTGCCGCAACTACTCCACCGAGTTGTTCCGTCTTAAGGGCGCCTACGAGGAAGGCCAGGAGCAGCTGGAGGCTGTCCGTCGTGAGAACAAGAACTTGGCTGATGAAGTCAAGGATCTGCTCGACCAGATCGGTGAGGGTGGCCGCAACATCCATGAGATCGAGAAGGCCCGCAAGCGCCTGGAAGCCGAAAAGGACGAGCTCCAGGCTGCTCTTGAGGAAGCTGAGGCTGCTCTTGAACAGGAGGAGAACAAGGTGCTCCGCGCCCAGCTGGAGCTGTCCCAGGTGCGCCAGGAAATCGACCGCCGCATCCAGGAGAAGGAAGAGGAATTCGAGAACACCCGCAAGAACCACCAGCGCGCTCTCGACTCCATGCAAGCCTCCCTTGAGGCTGAGGCCAAGGGTAAGGCTGAGGCCCTCCGCATGAAGAAGAAGTTGGAAGCCGACATCAACGAATTGGAGATTGCTCTGGATCATGCCAACAAG GCTAACGCCGAGGCCCAGAAGAACATCAAGCGCTACCAACAGCAGCTCAAGGACATCCAGACCGCCCTTGAGGAAGAACAGAGAGCCCGTGACGATGCCCGTGAACAGCTGGGTATCTCTGAGCGTCGTGCCAACGCTCTGCAGAACGAACTCGAGGAGTCCCGCACTCTGCTGGAGCAGGCCGACCGCGGCCGTCGCCAGGCCGAGCAGGAACTGGCCGATGCCCACGAACAGTTGAACGAAGTTTCCGCCCAGAACGCTTCCATCTCCGCTGCCAAGAGGAAGTTGGAGTCTGAGCTCCAGACTCTGCACTCTGACCTGGATGAGCTCCTCAACGAAGCCAAGAACTCCGAGGAGAAGGCCAAGAAGGCTATGGTTGATGCCGCCCGCCTGGCTGATGAGCTCCGCGCTGAGCAGGATCATGCCCAGACCCAGGAGAAATTGAGGAAGGCCCTTGAGCAGCAGATCAAGGAACTGCAGGTCCGTCTGGATGAGGCTGAGGCCAACGCTCTTAAGGGTGGCAAGAAGGCTATCCAGAAGTTGGAGCAGCGCGTCCGCGAGCTCGAGAACGAGCTGGATGGTGAGCAGAGGAGACACGCCGATGCCCAGAAGAACTTGCGCAAGTCCGAGCGTCGCATCAAGGAGTTGAGCTTCCAGTCTGAGGAGGACCGCAAGAACCACGAGCGCATGCAGGATCTGGTTGACAAGCTGCAACAGAAGATCAAGACATACAAGAGGCAGATTGAGGAGGCTGAGGAAATCGCTGCCCTCAACTTGGCCAAATTCCGCAAGGCCCAGCAGGAGCTCGAGGAAGCTGAGGAGCGTGCCGATCTGGCTGAACAGGCCATTAGCAAATTCCGCGCCAAGGGACGTGCCGGTTCTGTCGGTCGTGGTGCCAGCCCAGCG CCCCGTGCGACATCCGTTAGGCCACAATTCGACGGATTGGCTTTCCCACCAAGATTCGACCTTGCTCCTGAAAACGAATTCTAA